The proteins below are encoded in one region of Hordeum vulgare subsp. vulgare chromosome 3H, MorexV3_pseudomolecules_assembly, whole genome shotgun sequence:
- the LOC123443122 gene encoding uncharacterized protein LOC123443122 isoform X2 gives MHLAADYSHRGGGRLGLGPFAAAVLRTDNRRRAIAGGAVLASALLLVATPRLRHSPALHLFADMRNLLGVPNTLNVLTAYPLLLAGVPGLILCLFGSGCFGISLRWEALGWFLFYAGNVGAAFGSAYYHLKPDDDRLIWDRLPMMMSASSLLSILVIERVDERAGLSCLISLLSLLLVSSACERILDDMRLWVVLNLVPCVAIPAMLFLFPPKYTHSRFWFLATGFYLLARFEGLADRKVYSVNRYFISGHSLEHLCFAMVTLILTVMLSFRNIKIARDS, from the exons ATGCATCTCGCCGCCGACTACTCCCACCGCGGCGGTGGCCGCCTCGGCCTAGGTCCGTTCGCGGCAGCCGTCCTCCGCACCGACAACCGTCGCCGTGCGATTGCAGGCGGCGCCGTCCTAGCCTCGGCGCTGCTTCTCGTGGCCACACCACGACTCCGCCACTCGCCGGCGCTCCACCTCTTCGCCGACATGCGCAACCTCCTCGGCGTGCCCAACACCCTCAACGTGCTAACCGCCTACCCGCTTCTCCTTGCTGGAGTACCAGGACTCATCCTGTGCCTCTTCGGCAGTGGATGCTTTGGAATAAG CTTAAGGTGGGAGGCCTTGGGATGGTTCCTCTTCTATGCGGGGAATGTAGGGGCAGCATTTGGCTCAGCTTACTATCACCTCAAGCCAGATGATGACCGGTTAATTTGGGACAGGTTGCCG ATGATGATGTCGGCCTCCTCGCTTTTGTCGATATTGGTAATTGAAAGAGTTGATGAGAGGGCTGGGTTATCTTGTTTGATCTCGCTCTTGTCTCTTTTACTGGTGAGCAGTGCGTGTGAAAG GATTCTTGATGATATGCGCCTGTGGGTAGTTTTAAACCTGGTTCCTTGTGTTGCCATTCCAGCAATGCTATTCTTGTTCCCGCCAAAGTATACACACTCAAGATTTTGGTTTCTTGCTACAG GCTTTTACCTTCTGGCACGATTCGAAGGCCTTGCCGACAGAAAGGTGTACAGTGTGAATAGATACTTCATTAGCGGGCATTCCTTGGAGCACCTTTGCTTTGCCATGGTTACATTGATACTTACTGTGATGCTATCCTTCAGAAATATTAAGATCGCCAG GGACTCGTGA
- the LOC123443122 gene encoding uncharacterized protein LOC123443122 isoform X3, with protein sequence MHLAADYSHRGGGRLGLGPFAAAVLRTDNRRRAIAGGAVLASALLLVATPRLRHSPALHLFADMRNLLGVPNTLNVLTAYPLLLAGVPGLILCLFGSGCFGISLRWEALGWFLFYAGNVGAAFGSAYYHLKPDDDRLIWDRLPMMMSASSLLSILVIERVDERAGLSCLISLLSLLLVSSACERILDDMRLWVVLNLVPCVAIPAMLFLFPPKYTHSRFWFLATGKAFTFWHDSKALPTERCTV encoded by the exons ATGCATCTCGCCGCCGACTACTCCCACCGCGGCGGTGGCCGCCTCGGCCTAGGTCCGTTCGCGGCAGCCGTCCTCCGCACCGACAACCGTCGCCGTGCGATTGCAGGCGGCGCCGTCCTAGCCTCGGCGCTGCTTCTCGTGGCCACACCACGACTCCGCCACTCGCCGGCGCTCCACCTCTTCGCCGACATGCGCAACCTCCTCGGCGTGCCCAACACCCTCAACGTGCTAACCGCCTACCCGCTTCTCCTTGCTGGAGTACCAGGACTCATCCTGTGCCTCTTCGGCAGTGGATGCTTTGGAATAAG CTTAAGGTGGGAGGCCTTGGGATGGTTCCTCTTCTATGCGGGGAATGTAGGGGCAGCATTTGGCTCAGCTTACTATCACCTCAAGCCAGATGATGACCGGTTAATTTGGGACAGGTTGCCG ATGATGATGTCGGCCTCCTCGCTTTTGTCGATATTGGTAATTGAAAGAGTTGATGAGAGGGCTGGGTTATCTTGTTTGATCTCGCTCTTGTCTCTTTTACTGGTGAGCAGTGCGTGTGAAAG GATTCTTGATGATATGCGCCTGTGGGTAGTTTTAAACCTGGTTCCTTGTGTTGCCATTCCAGCAATGCTATTCTTGTTCCCGCCAAAGTATACACACTCAAGATTTTGGTTTCTTGCTACAGGTAAG GCTTTTACCTTCTGGCACGATTCGAAGGCCTTGCCGACAGAAAGGTGTACAGTGTGA
- the LOC123443122 gene encoding uncharacterized protein LOC123443122 isoform X1 yields MHLAADYSHRGGGRLGLGPFAAAVLRTDNRRRAIAGGAVLASALLLVATPRLRHSPALHLFADMRNLLGVPNTLNVLTAYPLLLAGVPGLILCLFGSGCFGISLRWEALGWFLFYAGNVGAAFGSAYYHLKPDDDRLIWDRLPMMMSASSLLSILVIERVDERAGLSCLISLLSLLLVSSACERILDDMRLWVVLNLVPCVAIPAMLFLFPPKYTHSRFWFLATGFYLLARFEGLADRKVYSVNRYFISGHSLEHLCFAMVTLILTVMLSFRNIKIARYQSTDVGHI; encoded by the exons ATGCATCTCGCCGCCGACTACTCCCACCGCGGCGGTGGCCGCCTCGGCCTAGGTCCGTTCGCGGCAGCCGTCCTCCGCACCGACAACCGTCGCCGTGCGATTGCAGGCGGCGCCGTCCTAGCCTCGGCGCTGCTTCTCGTGGCCACACCACGACTCCGCCACTCGCCGGCGCTCCACCTCTTCGCCGACATGCGCAACCTCCTCGGCGTGCCCAACACCCTCAACGTGCTAACCGCCTACCCGCTTCTCCTTGCTGGAGTACCAGGACTCATCCTGTGCCTCTTCGGCAGTGGATGCTTTGGAATAAG CTTAAGGTGGGAGGCCTTGGGATGGTTCCTCTTCTATGCGGGGAATGTAGGGGCAGCATTTGGCTCAGCTTACTATCACCTCAAGCCAGATGATGACCGGTTAATTTGGGACAGGTTGCCG ATGATGATGTCGGCCTCCTCGCTTTTGTCGATATTGGTAATTGAAAGAGTTGATGAGAGGGCTGGGTTATCTTGTTTGATCTCGCTCTTGTCTCTTTTACTGGTGAGCAGTGCGTGTGAAAG GATTCTTGATGATATGCGCCTGTGGGTAGTTTTAAACCTGGTTCCTTGTGTTGCCATTCCAGCAATGCTATTCTTGTTCCCGCCAAAGTATACACACTCAAGATTTTGGTTTCTTGCTACAG GCTTTTACCTTCTGGCACGATTCGAAGGCCTTGCCGACAGAAAGGTGTACAGTGTGAATAGATACTTCATTAGCGGGCATTCCTTGGAGCACCTTTGCTTTGCCATGGTTACATTGATACTTACTGTGATGCTATCCTTCAGAAATATTAAGATCGCCAGGTACCAATCAACCGATGTTGGTCACATTTAG